From one Sus scrofa isolate TJ Tabasco breed Duroc chromosome 9, Sscrofa11.1, whole genome shotgun sequence genomic stretch:
- the CTSC gene encoding dipeptidyl peptidase 1 isoform X2 — protein MGPRLGSLLSALLLLLYVAGTAHCDTPANCTYPDLLGTWIFHVGPGGSQRDVNCSVMGPPEKKVVVHLKKLDTAYDDFGNSGRFTIIYNQGFEIVLNDYKWFAFFKDVTDFISQFFMQLGTVGIYDMPHLRNKLVIK, from the exons ATGGGTCCCCGGCTGGGCTCGCTGCTCTCTGCCCTCCTGCTGCTTCTTTACGTCGCGGGCACCGCGCACTGTGACACTCCTGCCAACTGCACCTATCCTGACCTGCTGGGCACCTGGATCTTCCACGTGGGCCCTGGTGGTTCCCAGCGCGACGTCAACTGCTCGGTTATGG gaccaccagaaaaaaaagtaGTGGTGCACCTTAAGAAGTTGGATACAGCATATGAtgactttggcaattctggacgTTTCACCATCATTTACAATCAAGGTTTTGAGATTGTGCTGAATGACTACAAGTGGTTTGCCTTTTTTAAG GATGTCACTGATTTTATCAGTCAGTTTTTCATGCAACTGGGAACTGTTGGGATATATGATATGCCACATCTGAGGAACAAACTGG ttATTAAATAG